tggtagaaaacgctgtctcaggcgcgctccagaatctcccataagtgtttaaTTGGGTTGACATCAGGTGACTGAGACGCACACAAACCTTTTTCGGAAGCATCTGCTTTCAATAAACTTGTattcctcatttactcaagtgtttcgtttatttggcagttacctgtaggtaATTTTAGGAAACATATAGCTAGATAGCACAGTAGGTGATATGAGTATTATCATGCAAATCAACTTTGTATTATTTGTTACATAGCAGTGTTTGTTGTTTTCCTTTGGACAGGTTTGATGGTTTACCTTGGTTTTATAATGTTCCTGCTTGTTTCTCCAGGAGCATCTCTCAGTCCAGCACATGGGCACCAGGAGCACACATTTCTCCTAGTAGTGAGGTTTGTCCTGGGCCTCGTCCGGACTACCATGACTGACCTCCTGGCCAACCTGAGTGTTCCATGGGGCACACAGGCGATTGTGTGCCCCAACCTGACAGCAGCAGCCCTGGTTGTGCCGGGGTTCAGGCAAGTCTCTGGCCCCCTTCTGCACCTTCTGCTGCTGTGGCCTGCTGAACCGTACCCTGGCCGTGGTGTTATGGTCAGTCTGGCCTTCGCCATAGTGGTGGGCAACGTGGTCACGCTCACCGTCTTCATGCAGACAAGACAGGTCCGTACACCACAGGGATACCTCaaaggtaaacaaacaaaaaacctcACTGATTCAGACTTGTTCATTCAGAATGAGCTCATTTACTCTCTAGAAATGCTGTTGATTTATGATAGGAGAGAATGGTAGTCACATGTCAGTTGCTTATGTTTACACACATGTGTGCAATATATTCACTGACATGGAAGAAGAACAACCTTTGGTGTTCTTGACACTGAAAGGTGAAATTCATTTAAATTCAAACACCTTTCTGGTTTAATGTTCTGTTTCTAGAGTCGCATGTTTGTTTATGTTGCCTGCTAGTTACATTTAACTTTTTAGTAGTTTAGCAGATACTCTTAaccataattgctcctgtaagtcgctctggataagtgccttgctcaagggcacaacggcagatttttcaccaagtcagctcagggattcaaaccagagacctttcggttactggcccaatgctcttaactgctaggccaCCTGCCACCCTGTATTGGTTATATTGCAGGATTAATTAAGACGGTCAGTGCTTGTTGTTTAGCAGAGAACTAAATCAATCTTCAATGCTGTTCAGTCACAATCAGGGATCCCTTTGTGCATTGCCTCAAAGGACGCAAAACCATTTCGACGCAGCACTGTAGATTTGTTTTCCATGGACTTGAATGTAAAATCAGCTTTTAGGACACAGGGATTTGTACCGTATGTGGTTGAGTGTGAACTGTGAATGACCTTTCTCTCCTGACAGTCTCTCTGGCCATAGCGGACATGATGGTTGGAGTGCTGGTGGTTCCTTTCTCTGTCTACACTGAGATCTCTCTGATGGTGACCAGCTCCTCTCCTGTCTGGTACCAGGGGGGCACTGACCCCTCCATGGGGGGCCTGGTGGGACCCTGGCAGCCCTGCATGCTGATTGGTCCAGTCTTCGCTGGCTGTACGTTTGTCTCCATCAGTACTATTTTCCTGATGACGGTAGAGCGCTGTGTGGCCATCTTATGGCCCCTACATAAGGACCACCTGGTGACACGGAGACGCACCCTGtttctcatcctcttctcctgggCAGGCAGTTACCTTCTGGCCCTAGCCCCCCTCATCCTCAGCAACAACTTCACACTGGAGTACAGTGAGTGCAGCCGGATGTGTAACTATGTCCCCCTGTGGGATGGAGTCACTCTGCCCTCTGACGCCAACATCCTCCTACTGTTCCCCGTGTTTGACTTTACGCTGCTGGGCGGCACCCTGGTATTCAACATCCTGTCCTTCACCAGCATCCGCCGCTACACACGCAAACGTAAGCTCATGTCAGAGGGGAATGTGGGGGTCGAGGGAGGGGGAGGCGGCTGCCAACATAGACCCTCCTTCTCTGACATCAAGGCCGCCAAGACGATCAGCATTCTGACGTTTGCCTTCACGGCTTCCTTCACCCCCATCGCTGTGTGTGTGGGCAACGTGGTGGGCTTCACCTGGTGCAACTTCTCCTTTGTAGCCTTCTGGATcctgactgggaacagctgctgTAATGTGATAATATACAGCGTGAGAGACCAGCGCTTCAGGAAAGGAGTGACTCTGCTTTTTCAGAGGGAGCATTCACCTACCCACGGGGAGAAAGGCGGAGCTACCCCCCCCACTCACCTTGTGACTACAACCCCACCTCCTTAAACTATTTTGAAAAGACAACCAGTGCCCTTTTCTTTAACTTTACTATGGAGAGAGGGATTTAATCAGCATTTAACTTCAGGTAAAAAAAATTCACTGTGTCTAAATAATGAAAGATAACTGTAGCTACCCTATGTGGGATCTAGTAGTTGCCAGCTATTCCCAGCATCATTTAAATCATATGACTCAAGCCGTCTCATTGGACTAGGTGAGATATCTGTGGGGGATATCTTAATAACATGCACTTTATCATAAGTCATAAGTAAGTAATGCATGGTTTTCATTTGTTTTGTGACCGTCCAGAAACATGTTAATTTTGCACAATTTTCTCTATAATAGCTTTTATTTTTGCTACAATACCACACTATATTCATGAGGATGGCGTAATCAAATGTGAGTGAATGAATTGTACGAATGTTTTGAATCTAAATGAAGAGAGATGTTGATGTTTTGTACAGTTATGGGCCATTCGACGGGTCTGTCATCTGTACTACACAGTAATGCATAATTATGGTTAGGAATATCATTCTCTTCAAGGTGATGTATCCTAAATAGGTACAGAAAGGTTTACATATGCAAGATCTTCTTTTGCATATTTGGATATTATTCTGCACACGGGCTATTAGTTTAATGAGCtctgcccccaaacaagaccaaattaaatctgaaccaatcatagatgtcttTGTTTCACAAGTTTAGACAtcaaagtacagcacagtacaattcagcacagtagagtacaatacagcacagtagagtacagttcagcacagtagagtacaatacagcacagtagagtacagtacagcacagtagagtacaatacagcacagtagagtacaatacagcacagtagagtacaatacagcacagtagagtacagtacagcacagtagagtacaatacagcacagtagagtacagtacagcacagtagagtacaatacagtagagtagaaatcagtacagtagagtacattctAGTGTACTCAACTGTAGTATgctctactgtgtactgtacagtactgtgctgaactgaactatactctacttttctttactgtactgtgctgtccaaactgtGATTTGTGACTACTAtttcaaggcacaaggcaatgtttcttaaacatACAGAAGGCAGATACATTTCTCCAAATGAAatatgtgttgatattagttggcacacggtcattattgtgttttgatgtattctGATGTCTTTTTCTGGTAGCTGTTTTCTAAGCCCCCTTTTCCAGAAAAAGGGTGACTCTGCTTATTCCTAATTTTTAGGACGGGAAAAAGTTTCAACAATATATATAGACTCTTAGTTTTCATTTGACATTCTCCtatttttttgtacctttatttaattaggcaagtcggttaagaacaaattcttattttcaatgacggcctagtgggttaaactgcctgttcaggggcagaacgacagatttgtaccttgtcagcttgggggtttgaacttgcaaccttccggttactagtccaacgctctaaccactagcctaccctgccgcccctatgaCCTTCACATGTTGGTGTTCATGGTCCTTTCACATAAAATGTACCTTATTCATCTCATGGATGCCAGTGTACACACGGAAAAATGAATATGAATGGTACAACAAGCAAAAATGAATACGAAGCATTATAAATTCACTGAAATAGACAAAACAATTCAGATGCCATATCTTATGTTTTGAGAGTGAACGGACCCACAAAGACAATCCTCTGTTTAAACGTTTCTGCTTAGATGCTGTAAAGTTACACAATCTATCTCTGAATATTCTCATACCATTATACGTATGTTGTTTataagattattattattattcaaggAAAAACATGCCCAAGATATTTACAGCACTTAAACAATGTTGATCGAATAAATGCAAATCAGTTTATTTAAATTCAAATCATGTCTAACTCAAAATAAACATGCTGATAAACATTTTGTAGCATTTTCAATAAACCTCACCCAAAGAAATCAGGATCATTTCCATATGAACTGTACTAAAAAGCTCTTTTGGTACATTTTGTCacagtgaaaataaaaaataaaatctgttTTGAAATATTTTACAAGCTTAGAGCTTAGGCAAAGGTGCGTCCTCCAAAACCACAACCCAAccaactgcttcttgacacaatgcccacttaacccagaagccagccacaccaatgtgtcagaggaaacactgtgcacctgacGACCATGTCAacgtgcccggcccgccacaggagttgctagtgcgcgatgggacaaggacatccctgctggccTCCCCTAACACAgacagcgctgggccaattgtgcgcctccctatacATCTCCTGGTCACGGCCaactgcaacagagcctggactcgaacccagaatctctagtggcgacagctagcactgcggtacagtactttagaccactgcgccactcaggagccctctGTGTCAATATTTAAACACTGTACAGAACTTTATCAGTATTTCATTATTCATCAGATGATGACGTCAGATTTAGTCATGAATGCATTTGGAAACACTTCATTTGGGAGTTTTTAATGGTGTTCACTCATGAGAGTAATGTGTTCAGACAGTACTAAATGTCTTTCAGGCATCTGCTCTAAAATTCACCGCCTCAGCAGTTACACAAGCTACACTAGAACCAATCATTTTCATCTTTTTGCCCCATCAGGATCCAACTTCCTTCCATTTGAGAAACGTTAGTGGAGAAGGGAACACCCTGCTAGCTGTTGTCAACAAGCCACTGGATGTCTCAGGAATCCTGACAATGTGATCTCTCACACAAATCCTTATGAGTCATGTCATAGTTTACAAATGTGGTATAAAAAGataatgtataatatattttTATCTACCATTACTATTTATGTACGACCATGCCGTCCCAGAATATGTGTTATTTTCCTGAATACAGATACCAAATGGTAGACCTATTATATGGTAGACCTATTAAATGTGCATATAATCAGGAAGCAACTCCTCGCTCCCATGTGCTGGCCTCACAAACTATGTCAACGACAGGGTTATTATGccgacaatatatatatattttttcttacctttatttaactaggaaagtcagttaaaaaaaattctaatttacaatgacggccttccacGGTCCACTAACCttgatgatgctgggccaattgtgcactgctctATGggacagccggttgtgatacagcccggatcgaaccagggtctgcagtgaccgctgcgccacccgggagcccaataaataggccatgattGGCACCAGGCCCATCATCACTGAGCAGTGAATGGCATGTTCTTTGAGAGAAATACTCTTTGCTGAAAATGGAATATGTTAGATGCATGCTCCGTACAGCCGTGCTTCATCTTATCCCTCTGGTGACAGAGAAGAGGGGGTGGTTGGATATCACATTCCCTCCTTATAATCAGAGACATCTGGAGATGCTGCGAGGAAGCATTCGATGGAAATGGATGGGGAGAGGCTGATATGTCAGAGCAGAGGTCTTGCtggcagagagagatgagaaaagcatatttctccTGCAGCATTACCATGACATACATTATCTGACACATGGCTGGTCATGTGACACAAGGCAAGGCTCAGGAGAACACTGGACTGTCAAATGAACCGCttactgggaaagagagagatggggaggagaggagaaagagaggagagagagagagagacatgattaaAATATGCTGCTGTTGTTTGTTGTTAATTTCACAATCTAAAAGTGGACCTATAATTTGGGTTGTATCATTACAGCACAACTAACAATCTGACAACACTGTTTGTAAGTCGGTTGCATACTGTATATACCCAGCACTTTGACTCCGTGGCCACCATAATGACAGCATTGTTCATTTCCCCAGGCACTCTGGACATTGACAGCCCATCTGTGGTTCATCTAATTATGATTTGAGATGACAACAAGTACTCCTTTTTGTGTTTAGGAAACCTCGAAAGTTACTGGCTAATTGCATCCTTAAACTGCCCCTGCAGACATCTCTGCCACCCAACCAGCTGAAAGGTAGTTATTAATGAGAGGGCGTTCTCAGCTCAAAGTTAAAGTTCCTACTGCCTAATTGTCAATCTCAAATAGTTGGCACCAAATATGCTGCCAGATAAAGATGAGAAATCCAATTATGGTAATGAATTTCACTTCAGGCACTGTCTTGGGTAACTTGACAGGttgtatattttttttcagtAACAACGAGCAACTCTCTAGTAAACAAGGTGCTACTTTTAAATGTCTTGTTAACCTGCAAGTGATTCACAGACACATTTTAGGCTTAAAAGAAATAAACACATGGGAATCATTGTATTGAATTTCTAGCAAAAGCTATTATGTTTTGGTTCATTTTGATGTGTTTTCATTTTCATGGTCTATTGGTGTGCTGGTGAGGGACAGAANNNNNNNNNNNNNAGAGAGTAGCATGACACTGATGGTTTGTGTGACCAAAGTGTTTCGTCAATGTGCACTATACTGTTTATGCAATCCATTATAATTATTCATCATGGTTGAATCAAGAGCATATTTCTCACATCCAAGAGCCCTATATGCCCTACTGAGGTCTACATGTCACCCATGTCATTATAGACCAGACCTGGCTCCAGCCATCTTaatattgtcacgtcctgaccttagagatcctttcaggtctctattttggtttggtcagggcgtgagttggggtgggcattctatgttgtgtgttctatgttttctatttctgtgtgtttggccgggtatggttctcaatcagaggcagctgtctatcgttgtctctgattgagaaaaaATACTTAGGtatccttttcccacctgtgttttgtgggtagttattttctgtttctgcacctgacaggactgtttcgttttcagtcattctctttgttagtttgtttgtgttcagtttaaataaaaataacatgaacacttaccacgctgcgctttggtccacaccttcttcatacgacgaccgttacaaaTATCTACATGTTTTCACATGGATTCATGTCAGGGGAACTGTGTGACATGCTCTGGGTGTTTAGCCAACATAATACCCACCATCAACgtacccactgttccctgggtgaTGATCCTGCGTGtgtcagagacagggagagagacgatCAAGAAAACTGTCACGAGCAAGAAATTGAATGTTGTATATCAAGCGAAGGAGAGAGCAATATATGACAGAAAATGAGTATGGAAcaacatgagagacagagagagagtacccCCTCTACCATGGTCCAGCTGCCTCTCCTGTAAATAAGGCTGGGTGAGGACAAGAGAGAAGGCCATCGTGGGCTGCTGCCTAAAACAGGTGGACAGACATTAGACATTTAATCCTGTCCCCTCTCATTTCGACCATCGCAATGCCCCATCATGTTAGAATGTGGAAAGGCACTTAGCCACTGAGGGAACTGTGAAGAAAAGAAGCCTGGCCCAGTGCCTATAACCACCAACCACCCACAAAGACATAATACAGTCACTCCTGCTCAGAGACAGGCACAGGCTCCACAGATATAGACTAGAACTTATAGTATAtttacaacatacagtacaagacatATGCAAGCACACTATatgcaagtgtaacagtataactttaggccGTCCCCTCGCCATACCGGGCGCGAACCAGgcaccctctgcacacatcaacaacagtcacccacgaagcatcattacccatcgctccacaaaagccacggcccttgcagtgcaagggaaccactacttcaaggtctcagagcaagtgaagtcACCGATTAaaatgctatttagcgcgcaccactgctaactagctagccgtttcacatccgttacgcaagcacactacacaatacatgcaCACTATACTCATgtgctaacaaacacacacacgcagtgctGAGTGTCTCTGGAATACTGAATAGAACATATTGTTAGAATTAGCTGCTGGTCCATGACGTTCagccacagagacagaggactcTTAAAAGGCCATGCAACAGAATGAGTTTCATCTGTAATGGAGTGTAAGTGACGATGTGGGTACATAGTCTCAATGCTGatgacccacagacagacagacagacacacacacgcacagtgttTCTGTCCGGCTCACCCTGGTTGTAATGGGGCAGCTGTGTAGAGCCTGGCCTGGGCAGTAATGAGCGTTTCATTCATGAGTGGAGGGGTGTCTTGGAAGAGCCACTGAGACAGCCAGGCTTCCTGTGCCATCTGGGACCAACGTCCCCAGTTCTTAAAGTTCCAAACCAGGCCTGCCTGTCTGCatccctgtctgtttgtctgtttgtccaatgattatcatcatcatcactcgGTCTCACACATCAGAGCTTTTAGCCAGAGAAACATGTTTACATAAAATAACTATGCAACTTTTGAAAGCTTTCCATGTGGAACTCAATAtggaaaatatataatttacaatTGGGTAAAAAACAGACCACCCGGAGATTTGGGATGCTCTAGGGTAGTAAATTGAATCATCGGCTGTTTCCAATTCCGAATGAAGTTCCTGTAAATTGCATCAAATTATTAAAAATGTTCCGGAAGAGGTAAGatggaacatttaaaaaatgtgaattAGGTGAATTATTCATTTGAATCACTACAACTTATCAGGAATAGTGATGAACGGGAGACCATCAAACCACTCCCAACAGCAGCAGAATAATTCGTATTTTGATCTTCCCTAAAAAGTCAACCTCATTGGCTATGCTACTCACTTCAGCATAGAAAGGGACTAGAGGTAAGTGTCGCGTGTAAGTTGCCTTTCCTCTCTGTGCCTCTATCCAAATTGGTCCCAATTACAACATAATCTCATCCACTTCAGGAAGTTAAGCCTTGGCCTTTTTGTTCAATCAAACTCTGTCAGCCAGAACATTGTTAAATCGGGAATGCATTACCAATTGACATCAAAGCCAATGAGCACTGCCTCTCAGACCCAAGAAGAAAATGAATGAAGAATGAAGCAGTTGAGTTTGTGCACAGTGGCTGCTGCTCAGTTGAAACAGAACCACAACGTTTCCTGCAAGAGATTCAGACCGTCAAAAACATCATTTCATGTCTGATCTTCTCAGCCATTTGGCTTCAATATCGTATTTCAACTCCCCTCTTTTCTTATTTGGCAGCATGTTGACATACAGGAACTAAGAAGCAGTGAACTAAGTAACAACTCTGAAATGCCGTCTCCTGAGTCAATAATTAATCATGTCCTTCATCTGAATGTATAAATAGGTTCTCAAACATAATCAAGCGGCTGAAAGCTGGTGTCCTCCAACAGAGACAGCATCATTGCAGTCATACTGGGTCTCAAATGCTACACTGAACCTCATAGTGCTTGTAATGTCAGTAGTCAGACAGAATTACACTTGGTGCAGTCAAAGGGTGAGATATGCCAATCTAGGGTCAGAAGGAAAATCATTTGTATTCTGTTAATGATAGGATGTGCTAGTACTTATTATATTATTCCGACAGGTACAGACAAAACTAATAGCGAATTCTTGTTATTATTTGACGTGATTTGATTGTAATTCTTTTGCTGCTTATCTACCTTATCGATGTTTTGATCATGTAATGTTATATAACCTAATCTGCAACTCAATCCGAATCGATGACAAAGGCAGAGAAACCACAGAAGGACAGATGAAACATGTCACACATACACGGTGCTGTCTGCAACACTGAATAGTAATCTATTTAAATCCAGTAACTTTCAGAGTGAAGGTTTGTTCAGCCCTTATGCACAGGCCAGGGATATAAGCAAATCAGATAATCTGCTTTTGGAGATAGTGATAACTCCCTGTCTCTATTAGTGACTTAATTCAATtatccccactgtatgtgtgataTAAAACACTACATTCAACGGGAGGGGATTGGGGTTGCAGGGGGTTCGGACACATGGAAGAATTGTCAAAAAGGTgcaatattttcagttttttatttaattttcacTAGTTAGAGTTTTCTGATGCCCTGTATGATAAAGTATTATCTTACATCATATCTCTCAGTGACTTGATCTCTGCATGCTGGTGTCTCTGGCATCCTGTCATGCAATCCTCTCAACTCCATATAAAGCTCTCTTTTCTACTTTCTCTTATTCTGTCCACTGGGAAAACCTTACCCCTCAGCTCCCACCTGGAGTGAGGGGCTGTCACTCATACAACACATTTAGTCTAGTAGTTTAGTCATGGGAGAGTTGGCCACAGTCACCACAACCAGTCATAACTGTCCCAGCTTCTCAGGTGTGGATGGAGGACAATAACCATTGAAGGGCTTGAAGGGTTCGTTGAGTCATTATGATTCCACATAACACCATTACCCTTACCAAAGAACACTCGACAGACACTCTTTAAGTGTGTACCAGCATTATCAAATGCGTGTTTGTATACCAGCCATATCTATAACAATTAAATATCGGACTAGTTCAATATGAATTTTCTGTGGAAGACGGGGTCGCTCTGGTAGAGTTCACAGGCTTCTGTGGATATACACTATCTCTGATATTGTTGCATGTTGAAAAGGCACATTTGTGTGGTCGGGCACTGTAAATATGTCAGCTGTGAATGTTTCCTGGTTGGCTTGGCAGATATTAGTTTCCCAGATACAGTGGAGGACATGAGACAAAGCCAAACAGCTGTTTGCACAGTGTCCTCTCCACAACGTCAGAGCGATTGAGAACAAAtattattacagtttttttcgattgctaaacgacagtggacacaactggagtcacatgtgcaaaactctaactacagtcttcacagcagcagttcatgtggaccaaactctagtttgtttttcattgcttgaacacagttttcaaaactctacatacttatcccatgactttaaccgcaacctgcacaacactgtggatttacagcactttgttcaaatgctaacacactgctgtcaaaactgtgaaccacacattcaacacggaatagatttcagccttgtgcctttcaaacactgctgattgcaatttcagctgaaaggctaagcagtgtgtcttgttttagacttgttagtgaacacacacacatattacagtatatataggtagagctcagaaagactcattttggaaatggaacaaggaagatgggttcgtggagggagaagggtggcagggagagggcggatgcatggaggaagacaaagaagacaaagagctgttatttcagatgaaataagggctacacttatagaccatgtcatgaaccatggtctctcattgagagaagcagggttgagggtgcaacccaatctgcaaagatccacagtggcatctgtaatgcgaattttccatcatgcaaacaggtgagttacatccttacagtaaatgaaaacattacaggaatctattttgtattgcaattatagaatatttacactgatatatattacagtaagtttgactgtaaaatatatttttacaacaggaccaaaggctgcccccaacagggggaagaggaaaaatattttcagatgcgcaggaaaatgctattgttgacatggttgttgtcaacaatgcaataaaactgcgggagattcaagatagagtgctggctgataatgatatattgaaaatgttaattctgtcagcacaacaactattgctcgagtcctaaagaaaacaccaagttacaatgaaacagttatacactgtaccgttcgagagaaacagtgaacgggtaaaagagcaaagataccaatatgtccaggtaagacgtctgaggttacgtacacagctatacaaaatatttacagtaaaaaaaaaacactagcatttctacagtaaaactgtgcacttactgtttttcagagagtaatggaggtggaagcactggaaagaccacattcatttgtatttatcgatgaagctggatttaaccttgccaaaacatggcgcagaggaaggaatgttataggtcaaagggccactgtggaggttccaggccaaagggggggaaatatcaccatgtgtgctgcaatggccaatgatggtttgcttctcaacacaccactcattggcccatacaacacagaaaggcttatagctttcctagaacagctctatgctcagctagtgccagcagaacaggggagCCAGTAGAAAaccccaagtttttgtcatagtttgtgataacgttgcttttcaccactctgcagctgtcacagattggtttgcagcacatcacagatttatggttttgtacctgcctgcatattcagccttcctcaacccaataaaggagtttttctctgcctggaggtggaaagtgtttggtcaccacccacatgaccaaatgtctctttggaagccatgcgtgccggatgtgaggacacgagtccagaggactgccagggatggataaggcacttcagaaggttcttccccaggtgcatggcaagagaaaacattagatgtgatgttgaagaaaacctgtggcctgatgctagagagaggcaggattagcccctcaattatttgttcgaattacagtatgtacttttagtttctaccttttttttctcattactgtaattccgtaaattactacagactattgaagcaaactgcgaATTTTCATtgaccttaaagaattgttatgttctaaaaattgtaataaatcatgtgaaagaatgtcactcttttctttgaagaaaatattactttgtatgaagtcactgaaattgttcaaactgtaaagatgaaaagtttgtattttctgtattggtgtttgatgctagtgtttttactctcagtgtgttctgagtgacagtgtgtgttatctcagtgagggttgtgcatagtgtttggctgcactgagcgtgttttgagccatgtgttaagagttgtgttgcttggaatgagttttgcaggtgatgtgaactgtttagctcaggtgactgttggtagtgcagactgtagttagagttttgcacatgtgactccagttgtgcccactgtcgtttagcaatcgaaaaaaactgtaatggaTTTTACTCTGAATGGCTGTTTGACTTTTATTTGTCAGTTCAGCAACATGAAAGGCTTTCCGATAAGGCTCCTTCTAAAAGCCACATTCTACTCGTCTAATAATGGTATGATAACTCAGGCCCTatggaaaataaaatatattttactcaCATACATGttctcagaaacacacacacacaggtattccTGGGGATGTAGATGAGAAGGGAAACAGGAAGACAGGAAATTAAAGTCAGTCTCCCAATCAGAC
The genomic region above belongs to Oncorhynchus mykiss isolate Arlee chromosome 6, USDA_OmykA_1.1, whole genome shotgun sequence and contains:
- the LOC118965038 gene encoding neuromedin-U receptor 2-like, with protein sequence MVSLAFAIVVGNVVTLTVFMQTRQVRTPQGYLKVSLAIADMMVGVLVVPFSVYTEISLMVTSSSPVWYQGGTDPSMGGLVGPWQPCMLIGPVFAGCTFVSISTIFLMTVERCVAILWPLHKDHLVTRRRTLFLILFSWAGSYLLALAPLILSNNFTLEYSECSRMCNYVPLWDGVTLPSDANILLLFPVFDFTLLGGTLVFNILSFTSIRRYTRKRKLMSEGNVGVEGGGGGCQHRPSFSDIKAAKTISILTFAFTASFTPIAVCVGNVVGFTWCNFSFVAFWILTGNSCCNVIIYSVRDQRFRKGVTLLFQREHSPTHGEKGGATPPTHLVTTTPPP